The Candidatus Paceibacterota bacterium region GTCGGCGATGGTTTGCGCACTCCAGTCCAGGTTGTTGGTCAGGAAGATCATCTCCACCCCCTGCCCGTCCAACTCCACCCAGGCGATGACGCGGCGCAGGACTTCGGGATACTGACCTCTGGATTTGCCGGTGGTGAGCACGATCAGATCGTCGCGCCGGATGTTGCCCTTGCGGCGCCACTGGCGGCGTTTGACCACCCGGCACTGGAGGTTGTCTTTGGCGCGAGTCACCCAAAAGACCCCGCGCCGGAGCAAGTCCAGCAAATGCGCGAAATCCACGTAAGCCTTGTCAAACAAGACGATTTCACCGGCTCGCAACCCGGCGCAGACTTCCCGCGCGCGCTTGTTGTCGTGGTGCTTGGCGGTGTCGATGATGGCAAAGGAAGGCAGGAAGCTCTGCAG contains the following coding sequences:
- a CDS encoding IS4 family transposase yields the protein MLASAIANQLFWSVLEHLKALHPRFAGSRKGKGLLYRFKRTIHAVDSTTIQLVVSCMDWAKHRRRKAAAKCHLRLDLQSFLPSFAIIDTAKHHDNKRAREVCAGLRAGEIVLFDKAYVDFAHLLDLLRRGVFWVTRAKDNLQCRVVKRRQWRRKGNIRRDDLIVLTTGKSRGQYPEVLRRVIAWVELDGQGVEMIFLTNNLDWSAQTIAD